Proteins co-encoded in one Cytobacillus sp. NJ13 genomic window:
- a CDS encoding alpha/beta hydrolase: MKHIFQKGKDPSRPVLLLLHGTGGTETDLLPLAGHIDPEASVLSVRGNVLENGMPRFFRRLAEGVFDEEDLVFRTKELNGFLDEAAQKYEFERENIVAIGYSNGANIAGSLLFHHENSLRAAILHHPMVPRRGAELPDLGGTSVFIAAGTNDPICPAEESTDLQSLLESAGAKVELHWESFGHQLTMGEVQAAARWYKQI; this comes from the coding sequence ATGAAACATATTTTTCAAAAAGGAAAAGATCCTTCTAGACCTGTATTATTGCTGCTTCACGGAACGGGAGGTACAGAGACTGACCTGCTTCCGCTTGCAGGGCATATTGATCCGGAGGCCTCTGTTCTAAGTGTGCGCGGAAATGTGCTGGAAAATGGCATGCCGAGATTTTTCCGCAGGCTCGCAGAAGGTGTCTTTGATGAAGAAGATCTTGTTTTTCGCACAAAAGAATTAAACGGCTTTTTAGATGAAGCTGCACAAAAGTACGAATTTGAGCGTGAAAACATTGTGGCAATTGGCTATTCAAATGGAGCTAATATTGCAGGAAGCCTATTATTCCATCATGAAAACTCCTTAAGAGCAGCGATTCTGCACCATCCAATGGTTCCAAGGCGTGGTGCTGAATTGCCAGATCTAGGCGGAACATCAGTATTTATCGCTGCAGGAACCAATGACCCGATATGTCCTGCCGAAGAATCCACTGATTTACAGTCTTTATTGGAAAGTGCAGGAGCGAAGGTCGAACTTCACTGGGAAAGTTTTGGTCACCAATTAACCATGGGTGAGGTTCAGGCTGCAGCCCGCTGGTATAAACAAATATAA
- the wrbA gene encoding NAD(P)H:quinone oxidoreductase yields the protein MENVKLAVIFYSMGGTNYQLSKWAEEGGKEAGAEVKVFKVPELAPQSAIEGNPAWKATVEATKDVPEIKPDDLEWADAIIFSVPTRFGNMPSQMKQFLDTTGGLWAKGKLANKAVSAMTSAQNPHGGQEATILSLYTTMYHWGAIVAAPGYTDPVLFGAGGNPYGTSVTVDQDGKMIEDVKEAVKHQAKRTVTVAGWVKKGNQ from the coding sequence ATGGAAAATGTAAAATTGGCAGTCATTTTTTACAGCATGGGCGGAACAAACTATCAATTATCTAAATGGGCGGAGGAAGGCGGCAAAGAAGCTGGTGCGGAAGTTAAAGTTTTTAAGGTTCCAGAACTGGCGCCGCAATCAGCAATTGAAGGCAATCCTGCATGGAAAGCAACTGTCGAGGCGACAAAGGATGTGCCTGAAATTAAGCCGGACGATCTTGAATGGGCAGATGCCATTATATTCAGCGTACCAACCCGTTTCGGCAATATGCCTTCCCAAATGAAGCAGTTCCTTGATACAACTGGCGGTCTTTGGGCGAAAGGAAAGCTTGCGAATAAGGCAGTAAGCGCAATGACATCAGCCCAAAATCCGCATGGCGGCCAGGAAGCAACTATTCTTTCGCTTTATACTACCATGTATCATTGGGGTGCGATTGTGGCTGCTCCTGGCTATACAGATCCGGTTCTCTTCGGAGCAGGCGGCAATCCATATGGAACAAGTGTAACGGTTGACCAGGATGGAAAAATGATCGAAGATGTGAAGGAAGCTGTTAAGCATCAGGCGAAAAGAACTGTCACAGTTGCCGGATGGGTTAAAAAAGGTAATCAATAA
- a CDS encoding pirin family protein, with product MENEEITKREIASIRKVNLQEHSPIHAAGPVIEPGNWEKFDPFLLMMEDKFQKGAFDVHPHRGIETVTYVIEGTIEHFDSHSGEGGVLGPGDVQWMTAGSGVVHNEVPSEGITAHSLQLWINLPSGKKMTAPRYQNLKGSEVPVREEEGVIFKVFSGSSKGVVSPALNHVPVTMVEARMKKGASASQDLPGSYKGFIYILEGSGTFGENEAHAAKGQVLELGNGGDAESEIFVKAEEPLRFLLYAGEPVKEKVVARGPFVMNTEEEMRTAYKEYMEGTFLK from the coding sequence ATGGAAAATGAGGAGATAACTAAGCGGGAAATTGCTTCTATCAGGAAGGTAAATCTGCAGGAGCATAGCCCGATTCATGCAGCAGGCCCTGTGATAGAACCAGGGAATTGGGAAAAGTTTGACCCATTCCTTCTGATGATGGAGGATAAATTTCAAAAAGGCGCGTTTGACGTCCATCCCCATCGCGGTATAGAAACCGTTACTTATGTCATTGAAGGGACTATTGAGCATTTCGATAGTCATTCCGGTGAGGGAGGCGTGTTAGGGCCTGGAGATGTTCAATGGATGACAGCAGGCAGCGGGGTCGTTCATAACGAAGTGCCATCAGAAGGAATAACGGCCCATTCGCTGCAGCTGTGGATCAATCTTCCCAGCGGGAAGAAAATGACAGCGCCAAGATATCAAAATCTTAAAGGCAGTGAAGTTCCTGTCAGAGAGGAAGAGGGCGTTATTTTTAAAGTCTTCTCCGGTTCTTCAAAGGGGGTTGTATCACCTGCCTTAAATCATGTGCCTGTAACGATGGTTGAAGCAAGGATGAAAAAAGGCGCGTCAGCCTCGCAAGACTTGCCTGGAAGCTACAAAGGCTTCATCTATATTTTAGAAGGCAGCGGGACTTTTGGAGAAAATGAAGCACATGCAGCAAAAGGCCAGGTCCTTGAATTGGGAAATGGCGGGGACGCAGAAAGCGAAATTTTCGTTAAAGCCGAAGAGCCTTTGCGCTTTTTACTATATGCAGGCGAGCCAGTCAAAGAAAAAGTTGTTGCACGTGGACCGTTTGTTATGAACACTGAAGAAGAAATGCGAACCGCTTATAAGGAATATATGGAAGGAACCTTTTTAAAATAA
- a CDS encoding DUF1801 domain-containing protein, with translation MYEVKTKENDNSVIEFIEKVESPKKREDAYRLLDIFTETTGYQAKMWGPSIIGFGSYHYKYATGHEGDAPLVGFSPRKAKISLYFAPGDKKRDELLERFGKHTTGKACVYINKIADIDAEVLKELIVQSIDFLRETYPE, from the coding sequence ATGTACGAAGTAAAAACAAAAGAGAACGATAACAGTGTAATTGAATTTATAGAAAAAGTTGAGAGCCCTAAAAAGAGGGAGGATGCATATAGGCTGCTGGATATCTTTACAGAAACGACCGGTTATCAGGCAAAAATGTGGGGACCAAGCATCATTGGCTTTGGTTCGTATCATTATAAATATGCAACTGGTCATGAAGGGGATGCACCACTTGTTGGCTTTTCGCCAAGAAAGGCAAAAATTAGCCTTTATTTTGCACCTGGGGATAAAAAAAGAGATGAATTGCTTGAAAGGTTTGGGAAGCATACAACTGGAAAAGCTTGTGTTTACATAAATAAGATTGCAGATATCGATGCAGAAGTGCTAAAGGAATTAATTGTTCAATCAATAGATTTTTTAAGGGAGACTTACCCGGAATAA
- the zupT gene encoding zinc transporter ZupT, translating to MSQEVLFALGLTLFAGLATGIGSLMAFFTSRTNTKFLSLALGFSAGVMIYVSMIEIFVKAKDALVGALGQVNGNWATVGGFFGGIVLIALIDRFIPKKDNPHEVRTVEEMNDAGKVVEDPALLKMGTFAALAIAIHNFPEGIATFTSALQDPSLGIAIAAAIAIHNIPEGIAVSVPVYYATGSKKKAFKLSFLSGLSEPIGAFVAYLILMPYLNDVMFGVIFAAVAGIMVFISLDELLPAAKKYDEAHTSIYGLVAGMAVMALSLLLFL from the coding sequence ATGTCGCAGGAAGTATTATTTGCATTAGGTCTCACATTGTTTGCCGGCTTAGCGACAGGTATTGGCAGTTTAATGGCTTTTTTTACTTCTAGAACGAATACGAAGTTTTTATCATTGGCACTTGGCTTTTCCGCAGGTGTAATGATTTATGTTTCCATGATTGAAATCTTTGTAAAAGCTAAAGATGCACTTGTAGGAGCCTTAGGTCAAGTAAACGGCAACTGGGCAACTGTTGGAGGTTTTTTTGGGGGAATAGTCCTTATTGCACTAATTGATCGGTTTATTCCTAAAAAGGATAATCCGCATGAAGTAAGAACAGTTGAAGAGATGAATGATGCAGGCAAGGTCGTCGAAGATCCGGCACTCTTAAAAATGGGGACCTTTGCCGCTTTGGCGATTGCGATTCATAACTTCCCGGAAGGAATTGCAACTTTTACATCTGCGCTTCAGGACCCATCGCTTGGAATCGCCATTGCGGCGGCTATCGCAATCCATAATATTCCAGAGGGGATTGCTGTCTCAGTTCCTGTCTATTATGCCACTGGGAGCAAGAAGAAGGCTTTTAAGCTCTCATTTTTATCAGGGCTGTCAGAGCCAATTGGCGCATTTGTGGCATACTTGATTTTAATGCCATATTTAAACGATGTAATGTTTGGTGTCATTTTTGCCGCAGTTGCCGGAATAATGGTGTTCATTTCTCTCGATGAATTATTGCCGGCTGCCAAGAAGTATGATGAAGCCCATACCTCCATTTATGGTCTAGTGGCAGGAATGGCTGTCATGGCGCTCAGTTTGCTGCTGTTTTTATAA
- a CDS encoding YitT family protein, whose product MAMTKKKRVLKEIRQLIMITIGAVIAAAGLEFFLVPNNILDGGVIGLSIIAAELTGMTMSIFLIVLNLPFLYIGFRKIGMKFTIHTLYGVIVLSASTAYLHHFEPVTNDLFLATVIGAVILGTGVGLVIRTGGALDGSEIIAILVSKKRPVSVGQFIMIVNVFIFILAAFLVFSWETAMYSIITYYIAYKMIDIVVEGMEELKSVTIISDMPEEISAELMKQLGRGMTYIQGQGVFTGEPKKIIYTIVTRIELSTLRSIVEDIDPNALVAIENIADVSGSNFDKGTAH is encoded by the coding sequence ATGGCAATGACAAAGAAAAAACGGGTGTTAAAAGAGATAAGACAGCTCATCATGATCACGATAGGTGCGGTGATTGCAGCGGCAGGACTTGAGTTTTTTCTCGTTCCCAATAATATTCTCGATGGCGGGGTTATCGGTCTTTCCATTATCGCTGCTGAACTGACCGGGATGACCATGAGTATATTCCTGATTGTTTTAAACCTGCCATTTCTCTATATTGGCTTCCGTAAAATAGGAATGAAATTTACGATACATACGTTATACGGTGTTATTGTTTTATCTGCCAGTACCGCTTACCTGCATCATTTTGAGCCGGTAACCAATGATTTATTTTTAGCGACAGTCATTGGAGCTGTTATTCTCGGTACAGGGGTCGGCCTTGTGATCAGAACTGGCGGAGCTTTGGATGGATCAGAAATCATCGCCATCCTGGTCAGCAAGAAGCGACCAGTGTCTGTCGGCCAATTTATTATGATTGTCAACGTATTTATATTTATTCTTGCGGCCTTCCTCGTTTTCAGCTGGGAAACTGCCATGTACTCCATTATTACCTACTATATTGCTTATAAAATGATTGATATCGTTGTGGAAGGTATGGAAGAGCTGAAGTCGGTTACGATCATTTCCGATATGCCTGAAGAAATCTCTGCAGAGCTTATGAAGCAATTGGGGCGGGGAATGACCTATATTCAGGGCCAGGGTGTTTTTACGGGGGAGCCGAAAAAAATCATTTATACCATCGTAACACGGATTGAATTATCTACGCTTCGTTCGATTGTGGAAGATATCGACCCGAATGCATTAGTGGCTATAGAAAATATTGCCGATGTCAGCGGCAGCAACTTTGACAAAGGCACAGCTCATTAA
- a CDS encoding NUDIX domain-containing protein, which translates to MTAAYVDWGGARIKLTWKEAAYPPESEYITSAHGICFLEGKVLLVNLENRGWDIPGGHIEKGESPEQCFKREAMEEGCVVGQCTQVGYIIVDHSENLLWTERSAYPQIGYQVFYHMDIERMFDFKALYESSERMLVDPLQIADLSEGWHETLAEALNSAIKRRSFL; encoded by the coding sequence ATGACTGCTGCTTACGTGGATTGGGGCGGAGCAAGGATAAAATTAACCTGGAAGGAGGCAGCATATCCTCCAGAGAGTGAATATATTACGAGCGCCCATGGGATTTGCTTTTTAGAAGGAAAGGTTTTATTAGTAAATTTGGAGAACCGGGGGTGGGATATTCCCGGTGGACACATCGAAAAGGGTGAAAGCCCCGAACAATGTTTTAAGAGAGAAGCCATGGAAGAAGGCTGTGTGGTAGGGCAGTGCACACAAGTGGGATATATTATCGTTGACCATAGCGAGAATCTGCTGTGGACTGAAAGAAGCGCATATCCCCAAATAGGCTATCAGGTTTTTTATCATATGGACATAGAAAGAATGTTCGACTTTAAAGCCCTTTATGAGTCATCAGAAAGGATGCTGGTCGATCCTCTGCAAATAGCTGATCTTTCCGAGGGATGGCATGAAACACTTGCTGAGGCATTAAACTCCGCAATAAAAAGGAGATCCTTCTTATGA
- a CDS encoding topology modulation protein, translating into MKRIMVIGISAGAGKSTFARKLGEKTGIEVHHLDAVFWKPGWVESGLQEFSDAQRELVKKQQWIIEGNYSNTFEIRSAACDTVIYLELPLYLCLYRVLKRWLTNLGKTRPDMAAGCKEKMDWKFIEFILTTYGPRKKKMAERLDRFAAEGKKVIVLKNKSDIDSYIEDFDIKTNNAS; encoded by the coding sequence TTGAAAAGAATTATGGTGATTGGGATTTCAGCAGGCGCAGGAAAATCAACCTTTGCCAGAAAATTGGGTGAAAAAACAGGCATTGAGGTACATCATCTGGATGCTGTTTTCTGGAAGCCCGGATGGGTGGAAAGCGGACTTCAGGAATTTTCGGATGCCCAGCGTGAACTTGTGAAAAAACAGCAGTGGATTATTGAAGGCAATTACAGCAATACTTTTGAAATCAGGTCAGCTGCGTGTGATACGGTCATATATCTGGAACTTCCCCTGTATCTCTGCCTGTATAGGGTATTGAAGAGGTGGCTGACCAATCTTGGTAAAACCCGGCCTGATATGGCAGCCGGGTGCAAAGAGAAAATGGACTGGAAATTTATTGAATTCATTCTGACAACTTACGGACCCCGCAAAAAGAAAATGGCTGAACGGCTTGACAGATTTGCAGCAGAAGGTAAAAAAGTTATAGTATTGAAAAATAAATCGGATATTGATTCATACATAGAAGATTTTGATATTAAGACTAACAATGCTTCATAG
- a CDS encoding molybdopterin oxidoreductase family protein, which produces MNSYSKTLNGVFPSVCSLDCPDQCGLLVHKKEGKIVKIEGDPNHPVTQGNICNKVRSMPSRIYDKNRLKYPMKRAGTKGDGHFERIGWKEAIDTITSRWKDLIVKNGPESILPYSFYGNMGRLNAEGMDRRFFHKLGASHLDRTICQSAGTAGYTYTMGGSFGIDPEDTIHSKLIILWGINAVSTNMHQMILAQKARKSGAKIVVIDVHKNQTGKMADWFIPITPGTDAALALGMMHVLFDENMEDENFLKKYTIGHPELREHVKDYDPETVARITGVPKDDILKLARMYGKTSPAFIRIGNGPQHHDNGGMCIRTISCLPAITGHWLLKGGGAIKGNSGYLAFNTGALQRPDLLHKKDTRIINMNRIGSALLELEEPIKSMYVYGTNPAVVAPEGNKVRQGLQREDLFLVVHDLFLTETAKYADIVLPAASSFENTDIYSSYWHHYMQIQEPVIEPYGESKSNVEVFRLLAEGMGFHEAAFKETEEEMIDAALDFPANPLIEEINAESLKKNKFIKARVKPLFPGRLPTPSGKIELYSQRMKDGGYPPLPTYIPLKEENNFPFLFVPAPNHNFLNSTFSNNTKHAALEKEPRLHINTRDALNAEINNGDWVRIWNERGECNLKAAVGDLVLPGTVVSQGIWADAPGTKHLVNSLTPDRLSDMGGGAVFFSGRVNISKISKE; this is translated from the coding sequence ATGAACTCTTACAGCAAAACCTTAAATGGTGTTTTCCCATCCGTTTGCTCCTTAGATTGCCCCGATCAATGCGGACTTCTCGTTCATAAAAAAGAAGGAAAAATCGTAAAAATTGAAGGAGATCCCAATCATCCCGTAACACAGGGGAATATATGCAATAAGGTCCGCAGCATGCCATCAAGGATCTATGATAAAAATCGCCTCAAATATCCAATGAAGCGTGCTGGCACCAAAGGTGATGGCCACTTTGAACGGATTGGGTGGAAAGAGGCGATAGACACGATCACCTCCCGATGGAAGGACCTAATTGTCAAGAATGGACCTGAAAGCATCCTGCCATATAGTTTTTACGGAAATATGGGCAGATTAAACGCAGAAGGAATGGACCGCCGTTTTTTCCATAAACTCGGAGCATCACACCTTGACAGGACGATTTGTCAATCTGCCGGTACAGCTGGATATACGTATACAATGGGCGGGAGCTTTGGAATAGACCCGGAGGATACCATCCATTCAAAGCTCATTATTCTATGGGGCATTAATGCAGTCAGCACGAACATGCATCAAATGATTCTCGCACAAAAAGCAAGAAAAAGTGGTGCGAAAATCGTTGTGATTGACGTCCATAAAAACCAGACTGGAAAAATGGCCGACTGGTTTATACCGATTACTCCCGGCACTGATGCTGCTCTGGCTCTTGGCATGATGCATGTCTTGTTTGACGAAAATATGGAAGATGAGAACTTTCTGAAAAAATATACGATTGGTCACCCGGAACTTCGTGAACATGTAAAGGATTATGATCCTGAAACAGTAGCCCGCATAACAGGGGTGCCGAAAGATGATATTTTGAAATTAGCCCGTATGTATGGAAAGACTTCCCCTGCTTTTATCCGGATCGGCAACGGGCCCCAGCATCACGACAATGGCGGAATGTGCATCCGCACCATTTCATGTCTTCCTGCAATTACAGGGCACTGGCTCTTAAAGGGCGGCGGTGCCATCAAGGGAAATTCCGGCTATCTTGCTTTTAATACTGGAGCCCTCCAAAGGCCTGACCTCCTGCACAAAAAGGATACACGCATCATTAATATGAACCGGATCGGTTCTGCACTGCTTGAACTGGAAGAACCGATTAAATCTATGTACGTATATGGAACCAACCCTGCTGTTGTTGCACCGGAAGGAAATAAGGTCCGTCAAGGGCTGCAGAGGGAGGACTTGTTCCTTGTTGTCCATGATCTGTTCTTAACCGAAACGGCCAAGTATGCTGATATTGTACTGCCGGCGGCTTCTTCATTTGAGAATACGGACATCTATTCATCCTATTGGCACCACTACATGCAAATTCAGGAGCCAGTTATAGAGCCATACGGGGAGTCAAAATCTAATGTCGAAGTGTTTCGGCTTCTTGCAGAAGGAATGGGCTTTCATGAGGCTGCATTTAAAGAAACAGAAGAAGAAATGATTGATGCCGCATTAGATTTTCCAGCTAACCCCTTAATTGAGGAAATCAATGCTGAATCCCTGAAGAAAAACAAGTTTATCAAAGCGAGGGTAAAACCGCTTTTCCCTGGCAGGCTGCCCACGCCAAGCGGAAAAATAGAATTATACTCGCAGAGAATGAAAGATGGTGGATATCCTCCTCTGCCGACATACATACCGCTGAAGGAAGAAAATAATTTCCCTTTTCTGTTTGTGCCTGCACCGAACCATAACTTTTTGAATTCAACTTTTTCCAATAATACAAAACATGCTGCGCTGGAGAAGGAACCGCGTCTTCACATAAACACAAGGGATGCTTTAAATGCTGAAATTAATAATGGTGACTGGGTTCGTATCTGGAATGAACGAGGAGAATGCAACCTCAAAGCGGCTGTTGGAGACCTTGTTCTTCCTGGTACAGTTGTTTCACAGGGAATATGGGCAGACGCCCCAGGAACAAAACATCTGGTCAATTCGCTGACTCCGGACCGGCTTTCCGATATGGGCGGCGGTGCCGTGTTCTTTTCAGGCCGGGTAAATATTTCGAAAATCAGTAAAGAATAA
- a CDS encoding response regulator transcription factor: MALKIAIVDDHKLFREGVKRILEMEEDLEVVAEGEDGRDALIIEKNYKPDVMIMDIDMPNMNGIKATDKLNENKSKSKVIILSFYDDENYVTRVLQNGAAGYVLKDIGAKGLIEAIRIVASGGSYLDPKVTQNIIKEYKRLTELNSGSNHESSQNYQRPLHILTRRECEVLQLLADGNSNAGISKALFISDKTVKNHVSSILKKIKVHDRTQAVLLAIKKGWVRIG, from the coding sequence ATGGCGCTAAAAATTGCGATTGTAGATGATCATAAGCTCTTCAGAGAAGGGGTCAAACGGATACTGGAAATGGAAGAGGACCTTGAAGTAGTTGCTGAAGGGGAAGATGGCCGTGATGCACTCATAATTGAAAAGAATTATAAGCCTGACGTTATGATTATGGATATCGATATGCCTAATATGAATGGCATCAAAGCAACGGATAAGCTGAATGAAAACAAATCAAAAAGCAAAGTCATTATTTTATCTTTTTATGATGATGAGAATTATGTCACACGGGTGCTCCAGAATGGTGCAGCCGGATACGTGCTTAAAGATATTGGTGCAAAAGGGCTAATCGAAGCGATCAGGATTGTTGCCAGTGGAGGCAGTTATCTGGATCCCAAGGTTACGCAAAATATTATAAAGGAATACAAAAGGCTTACAGAATTAAATTCAGGCAGCAATCATGAGTCAAGTCAGAACTATCAGCGTCCTCTGCATATATTGACTCGCCGCGAATGCGAGGTGCTTCAGCTGCTTGCTGATGGGAATAGCAATGCTGGCATCAGTAAAGCCCTTTTTATTAGCGATAAAACGGTTAAAAATCATGTAAGCAGCATTTTGAAAAAGATAAAAGTTCATGATCGGACACAGGCAGTCCTTCTCGCCATCAAAAAGGGCTGGGTCAGAATCGGTTAG
- a CDS encoding helix-turn-helix domain-containing protein yields the protein MNRFYKRYSDLIFHLLSENKWISLAQLAERTGFSKSTIWRDLEFLETILPEDWKLEKHETFGVRLRKPESGTLESILREIRDKNTYFHTLKLILLSDGIDISQISNEVHISRSTAYRHIEKLQEVLKESQLTLTSSPFKVVGDERNIRRFIMQYLDLMSYKPDPEKDWLHFGDFQSALLELTSSYSMTLRTGAIQRLKMILYISYLRMSMGYFVSFPQTLVDAYKESKFFLAAKDLVHYMAKAKVPSRETQLQEILFFAIYLMSEERPTNRSQHLHYLRRRRIGEREHPFSVYLENLSNIAGFNLTDDDIFLFHIYQTFKRIYLEKEFNTETLHSSMIQYLPYYETNPLFKTIEDLGFKTFSKVPLIFKKLDVLEIFTLLQAAILRRRNRHVIQAALVCRTYYEKDYIREVLKYHFGKRLTISTLDSSSTDLISEYEEFDLVISTDLNLSKLIGDLPAINISAFPTGSELMEIRQFIHDHFLKQMDLDKEIIYPYEKQDEPYT from the coding sequence ATGAACCGGTTTTATAAACGCTACTCAGATTTAATCTTTCATTTGCTCAGTGAAAATAAATGGATCAGTTTAGCTCAACTGGCAGAACGAACAGGTTTTTCAAAAAGCACGATATGGCGTGATTTGGAATTCCTGGAGACGATTCTGCCGGAAGATTGGAAGCTGGAAAAGCATGAGACTTTTGGCGTTAGGCTGAGAAAGCCTGAAAGCGGCACTCTGGAAAGCATTTTGAGAGAAATTCGCGATAAGAATACTTATTTCCATACGTTAAAGCTGATTTTATTAAGCGATGGAATAGACATTTCTCAGATATCCAATGAGGTGCATATAAGCCGTTCAACCGCATACCGCCACATTGAAAAGCTTCAGGAGGTTTTAAAGGAATCACAGCTTACATTAACTTCGAGTCCATTCAAAGTAGTGGGAGATGAAAGAAATATCAGGCGTTTTATCATGCAATATTTAGATTTAATGAGCTATAAACCGGATCCTGAGAAGGATTGGCTGCATTTCGGGGATTTTCAGTCGGCATTGCTTGAGCTGACCTCGAGCTATTCGATGACTCTCCGGACAGGAGCCATTCAACGCCTCAAAATGATCTTATATATTTCATATTTGCGTATGTCTATGGGTTATTTTGTTTCATTTCCACAAACTTTGGTGGATGCGTATAAGGAAAGTAAATTTTTCCTGGCGGCTAAAGACTTAGTGCATTATATGGCTAAAGCCAAAGTTCCATCCAGGGAAACACAGCTCCAGGAAATACTTTTCTTTGCCATTTATTTAATGAGTGAGGAAAGGCCGACGAATAGATCGCAGCATCTGCATTATCTGCGCAGGAGGAGGATAGGCGAAAGGGAACATCCTTTTTCTGTCTACTTAGAAAACCTTTCGAATATAGCTGGCTTCAACTTAACAGATGATGATATCTTTTTATTTCACATTTACCAGACATTTAAGAGAATATATCTTGAAAAAGAATTTAATACCGAAACACTCCATAGCTCAATGATACAATACCTGCCATATTATGAGACTAATCCACTTTTCAAAACGATAGAGGACCTGGGATTCAAAACATTCTCTAAAGTGCCCCTTATCTTTAAAAAGCTGGATGTTCTTGAAATCTTTACACTTCTCCAGGCTGCTATTCTGCGAAGGAGGAATAGGCATGTTATACAGGCTGCGCTTGTGTGCCGGACATATTATGAAAAAGATTATATTAGGGAAGTGCTAAAATATCATTTTGGCAAACGGCTTACTATATCAACGCTGGATTCATCAAGCACCGATTTAATTTCGGAATATGAAGAGTTTGATCTGGTCATTTCAACCGATTTGAATTTATCGAAGCTGATAGGGGACCTGCCAGCCATAAATATTTCTGCATTTCCGACAGGTTCAGAGCTTATGGAAATCAGGCAATTCATACATGATCATTTTCTAAAGCAAATGGACCTGGATAAAGAGATTATCTATCCCTATGAAAAGCAGGATGAGCCATACACATAA